A window of the Arachis duranensis cultivar V14167 chromosome 5, aradu.V14167.gnm2.J7QH, whole genome shotgun sequence genome harbors these coding sequences:
- the LOC107489792 gene encoding miraculin-like — protein MLKTTLVLALFLVFALSTKPLLGATNHEPEQVIDTSGKIVRAGSHYYNIISATPNLSGISLAIFTSNETCPLDVATIDGFHGLPVVFQPVNAKKGVVRVNTDLNIMFSYDSRCESMVWKLKDYDYATRQRFVTTNGVLGNPGANTISNWFRIEKYEDDYKLSYCPKVCPSCRHPCMDIGVHKDHNNWGKHRLALSNVPFKLRFQRA, from the coding sequence ATGTTGAAGACCACATTAGTTCTTGCATTGTTCCTTGTCTTTGCCTTGAGCACCAAGCCACTGCTCGGTGCAACTAACCATGAACCCGAGCAAGTGATTGACACATCCGGCAAGATTGTTCGAGCCGGCTCTCATTATTACAACATCATCTCTGCCACACCTAACTTATCTGGGATCTCTCTCGCCATCTTCACAAGTAACGAGACATGCCCCCTTGACGTTGCGACCATAGATGGTTTTCATGGTTTGCCTGTAGTGTTCCAACCCGTTAATGCTAAAAAAGGAGTTGTTCGTGTTAACACCGATCTCAATATCATGTTCTCATATGATTCACGGTGCGAGTCAATGGTGTGGAAGCTCAAAGACTATGACTATGCGACTAGACAGCGGTTTGTGACGACTAATGGTGTTTTAGGAAACCCTGGTGCCAACACTATTAGCAATTGGTTCAGGATTGAGAAGTACGAGGATGATTATAAGTTGTCTTATTGTCCCAAAGTGTGCCCTAGTTGTAGACATCCATGTATGGATATAGGGGTACATAAAGACCATAACAATTGGGGCAAGCATCGTCTAGCTCTTAGCAATGTGCCTTTCAAATTGCGGTTTCAGCGTGCATGA
- the LOC107489789 gene encoding miraculin-like, with product MNMPWLAILFLLALSRKQLLGAAAPAPEQVVDTSGNMVRACLNYYIVPTYPNAGGLTLVSTNADDCPLEIVVVDGYQGLPLMFQPVNIKKGVVRVNTDLNIYSPYNTDCGSAVWRLKDYNYEIRQQFVTINGVLGNPRADTIADWFKIEKYEDAYKLIYCPSVCNACYYRCSDLGIYEDQWGKRLAFSNVPLKVQFHYRA from the coding sequence atGAATATGCCATGGCTTGCAATCTTATTTCTCCTTGCCTTGAGTAGGAAGCAACTGCTTGGTGCGGCTGCTCCTGCACCCGAGCAAGTGGTTGATACATCCGGTAACATGGTTCGAGCCTGTTTAAATTACTATATTGTCCCTACATACCCTAATGCCGGCGGGCTCACCCTTGTCAGTACAAACGCCGACGATTGCCCTCTTGAAATCGTGGTTGTGGATGGATACCAAGGCCTTCCCCTAATGTTCCAACCTGTTAATATCAAGAAAGGTGTTGTTCGTGTTAACACAGATCTCAATATCTATTCTCCGTATAATACGGATTGTGGGTCCGCAGTGTGGAGGCTCAAGGACTATAACTATGAAATTCGACAGCAGTTTGTTACCATTAATGGTGTTTTAGGAAATCCTAGAGCTGACACCATTGCAGATTGGTTCAAGATTGAGAAGTACGAGGATGCTTATAAATTGATTTATTGTCCAAGTGTTTGCAATGCCTGTTATTACCGATGCAGCGATTTAGGAATTTATGAAGACCAGTGGGGTAAGCGTCTAGCTTTCAGCAATGTGCCACTCAAAGTTCAGTTTCATTATCGTGCATGA
- the LOC107489790 gene encoding miraculin, with protein MKNTLLVLFLFFALSTKPLLGAASTAPEQVVDTSGKVVRAGSNYYIVPTSPNVGGLSLTSTGESTCPLDVVLTTSDPNGYRGQPVVFQPVNIKKGIVRVNTDLNIYFAYESICESTVWMLKDYDYSTGHWFVTTNNGVLGNPSSNTVANWFKIEKYEDGYKLVYCPSVCKKCYHKCSDIGIYEDQYGKRLALSDVPFKVRFQLA; from the coding sequence atgaagaacacattACTTGTCCTATTCCTTTTCTTTGCCTTGAGCACCAAACCATTGCTCGGTGCAGCCAGTACTGCACCGGAGCAAGTGGTTGACACATCCGGCAAGGTCGTTCGAGCCGGTTCAAATTACTATATTGTCCCTACTTCTCCTAATGTAGGTGGCCTTTCCCTCACCAGCACAGGTGAATCCACATGCCCTCTTGATGTTGTGCTTACAACATCGGATCCAAACGGTTACCGGGGCCAACCCGTGGTGTTTCAACCGGTTAACATTAAAAAAGGCATTGTTCGTGTTAACACTGATCTCAACATCTATTTCGCATATGAATCAATTTGTGAGTCCACGGTGTGGATGCTCAAGGACTATGATTATTCAACCGGGCATTGGTTTGTGACAACTAACAATGGTGTGTTGGGAAACCCTAGTAGCAACACCGTTGCTAATTGGTTCAAGATTGAAAAGTACGAGGATGGTTATAAGTTGGTTTATTGTCCAAGTGTTTGCAAGAAGTGTTACCACAAATGCAGTGATATTGGGATATATGAGGACCAATATGGCAAGCGTTTGGCCCTTAGTGATGTGCCATTCAAAGTTCGATTTCAACTTGCGTGA